The proteins below come from a single Ochotona princeps isolate mOchPri1 chromosome 6, mOchPri1.hap1, whole genome shotgun sequence genomic window:
- the TRIM69 gene encoding E3 ubiquitin-protein ligase TRIM69 isoform X1, protein MEEPSRLSSAIDADNYIEVSDSVTLMPSKVVIQDITMELHCPLCNDWFRDPLMLSCGHNFCQACIQNFWKLKSKETFCPECKMLCQYSNCTFNLILEKLVEKIKKLPLLKGHPQCPEHGENLKLFSKPDGKLICFQCKDARLSVGQSKEFLQISDAVNFFMEELAIQQDHLETTLKELQSLKNMQKDAIAAYKASLSNNYGDDHGGFQENKIHLQQHVSLEFLKLHQFLHSKEKDILNQLREEGKTLNEEMEMNLNQLHEQCLLAKDMLVSIQVRMEQQNSFDFLKDITNLLDSLEQGMKVLTPRQLISRKLNPGLFKGPIQYMMWREMQSTILPGLSPLTLDPKTAHPNLVLSKNQTSVWHGDIKQVMPDDPERFDSSVAVLGSKGFTSGKWYWEVEVAKKTKWTVGVVRESIIRKGSCPLTPEQGFWLLRLRNQTDLKALDFPSCSLKLTNDLKRVGIYLDYEGGQVSFYNAITMVHIYTFSSTFMEKLYPYFCPCLNDGGENKEPLHILHPQ, encoded by the exons GAACCTTCCAGACTCTCCTCTGCCATCGACGCAGACAACTACATTGAAGTGAGTGATTCGGTCACCCTCATGCCTTCGAAAGTGGTGATTCAAGATATTACTATGGAGCTACACTGCCCACTGTGCAATGACTGGTTCCGTGATCCGCTGATGCTAAGCTGTGGGCACAACTTCTGCCAGGCCTGTATCCAAAACTTTTGGAAGCTGAAATCAAAGGAAACATTCTGTCCTGAGTGTAAAATGTTGTGTCAATATAGCAACTGTACGTTCAACCTTATACTAGAGAAGCTGGTGGAGAAGATTAAGAAGCTACCCCTACTCAAGGGCCATCCACAGTGCCCAGAGCATGGAGAGAACCTGAAACTGTTCAGTAAACCAGATGGGAAACTGATCTGCTTTCAATGCAAGGATGCCCGTTTGTCTGTGGGGCAGTCCAAGGAGTTCCTGCAGATCTCTGATGCTGTTAATTTCTTCATG GAGGAGCTTGCCATTCAGCAGGATCATCTGGAAACAACTTTGAAGGAGCTTCAGTCTCTGAAGAACATGCAGAAGGATGCTATTgctgcttacaag GCTAGTCTCAGTAATAACTATGGTGATGATCATGGAGGTTTCCAGGAAAACAAGATACATCTACAGCAGCACGTGTCCTTGGAGTTTCTAAAGCTGCATCAGTtcctgcacagcaaagaaaaggacATTTTAAATCAGCTCCGGGAAGAGGGCAAAACTTTGAACGAGGAGATGGAGATGAACCTGAACCAGCTTCATGAACAGTGTCTATTGGCCAAAGATATGCTGGTTAGCATTCAGGTACGGATGGAACAGCAGAACTCCTTCGACTTCCTCAAG GACATCACAAATCTTTTGGACAG CTTGGAGCAAGGAATGAAGGTGCTGACACCCAGACAGCTTATCTCCAGGAAGCTGAACCCAGGTCTGTTCAAAGGACCCATCCAGTATATGATGTGGAGGGAGATGCAGTCCACCATTCTTCCAG GCCTATCTCCATTAACTCTGGACCCTAAAACAGCTCACCCAAATTTGGTGCTCTCTAAAAATCAAACCAGTGTATGGCATGGTGACATTAAGCAAGTCATGCCTGATGATCCAGAGAGGTTCGACTCCAGTGTGGCTGTGCTGGGCTCAAAAGGCTTCACATCTGGAAAGTGGTACTGGGAAGTAGAAGTAGCAAAGAAGACAAAATGGACTGTTGGAGTCGTCAGAGAATCCATCATTCGGAAGGGCAGCTGCCCTCTAACCCCTGAGCAAGGATTCTGGCTTTTGAGACTAAGGAACCAAACTGACCTAAAGGCTCTGGATTTTCCTTCGTGCAGCCTGAAACTGACCAACGACCTCAAGAGGGTGGGCATCTACCTGGATTACGAAGGTGGACAGGTGTCTTTCTACAATGCTATAACCATGGTCCACATTTATACCTTCAGCAGCACTTTCATGGAGAAACTTTATCCTTACTTCTGCCCCTGCCTTAATGATGGTGGAGAGAATAAAGAACCTCTGCACATCTTACATCCACAGTAA
- the TRIM69 gene encoding E3 ubiquitin-protein ligase TRIM69 isoform X4, with protein sequence MPSKVVIQDITMELHCPLCNDWFRDPLMLSCGHNFCQACIQNFWKLKSKETFCPECKMLCQYSNCTFNLILEKLVEKIKKLPLLKGHPQCPEHGENLKLFSKPDGKLICFQCKDARLSVGQSKEFLQISDAVNFFMEELAIQQDHLETTLKELQSLKNMQKDAIAAYKASLSNNYGDDHGGFQENKIHLQQHVSLEFLKLHQFLHSKEKDILNQLREEGKTLNEEMEMNLNQLHEQCLLAKDMLVSIQVRMEQQNSFDFLKDITNLLDSLEQGMKVLTPRQLISRKLNPGLFKGPIQYMMWREMQSTILPGLSPLTLDPKTAHPNLVLSKNQTSVWHGDIKQVMPDDPERFDSSVAVLGSKGFTSGKWYWEVEVAKKTKWTVGVVRESIIRKGSCPLTPEQGFWLLRLRNQTDLKALDFPSCSLKLTNDLKRVGIYLDYEGGQVSFYNAITMVHIYTFSSTFMEKLYPYFCPCLNDGGENKEPLHILHPQ encoded by the exons ATGCCTTCGAAAGTGGTGATTCAAGATATTACTATGGAGCTACACTGCCCACTGTGCAATGACTGGTTCCGTGATCCGCTGATGCTAAGCTGTGGGCACAACTTCTGCCAGGCCTGTATCCAAAACTTTTGGAAGCTGAAATCAAAGGAAACATTCTGTCCTGAGTGTAAAATGTTGTGTCAATATAGCAACTGTACGTTCAACCTTATACTAGAGAAGCTGGTGGAGAAGATTAAGAAGCTACCCCTACTCAAGGGCCATCCACAGTGCCCAGAGCATGGAGAGAACCTGAAACTGTTCAGTAAACCAGATGGGAAACTGATCTGCTTTCAATGCAAGGATGCCCGTTTGTCTGTGGGGCAGTCCAAGGAGTTCCTGCAGATCTCTGATGCTGTTAATTTCTTCATG GAGGAGCTTGCCATTCAGCAGGATCATCTGGAAACAACTTTGAAGGAGCTTCAGTCTCTGAAGAACATGCAGAAGGATGCTATTgctgcttacaag GCTAGTCTCAGTAATAACTATGGTGATGATCATGGAGGTTTCCAGGAAAACAAGATACATCTACAGCAGCACGTGTCCTTGGAGTTTCTAAAGCTGCATCAGTtcctgcacagcaaagaaaaggacATTTTAAATCAGCTCCGGGAAGAGGGCAAAACTTTGAACGAGGAGATGGAGATGAACCTGAACCAGCTTCATGAACAGTGTCTATTGGCCAAAGATATGCTGGTTAGCATTCAGGTACGGATGGAACAGCAGAACTCCTTCGACTTCCTCAAG GACATCACAAATCTTTTGGACAG CTTGGAGCAAGGAATGAAGGTGCTGACACCCAGACAGCTTATCTCCAGGAAGCTGAACCCAGGTCTGTTCAAAGGACCCATCCAGTATATGATGTGGAGGGAGATGCAGTCCACCATTCTTCCAG GCCTATCTCCATTAACTCTGGACCCTAAAACAGCTCACCCAAATTTGGTGCTCTCTAAAAATCAAACCAGTGTATGGCATGGTGACATTAAGCAAGTCATGCCTGATGATCCAGAGAGGTTCGACTCCAGTGTGGCTGTGCTGGGCTCAAAAGGCTTCACATCTGGAAAGTGGTACTGGGAAGTAGAAGTAGCAAAGAAGACAAAATGGACTGTTGGAGTCGTCAGAGAATCCATCATTCGGAAGGGCAGCTGCCCTCTAACCCCTGAGCAAGGATTCTGGCTTTTGAGACTAAGGAACCAAACTGACCTAAAGGCTCTGGATTTTCCTTCGTGCAGCCTGAAACTGACCAACGACCTCAAGAGGGTGGGCATCTACCTGGATTACGAAGGTGGACAGGTGTCTTTCTACAATGCTATAACCATGGTCCACATTTATACCTTCAGCAGCACTTTCATGGAGAAACTTTATCCTTACTTCTGCCCCTGCCTTAATGATGGTGGAGAGAATAAAGAACCTCTGCACATCTTACATCCACAGTAA
- the TRIM69 gene encoding E3 ubiquitin-protein ligase TRIM69 isoform X2, which yields MEEPSRLSSAIDADNYIEVSDSVTLMPSKVVIQDITMELHCPLCNDWFRDPLMLSCGHNFCQACIQNFWKLKSKETFCPECKMLCQYSNCTFNLILEKLVEKIKKLPLLKGHPQCPEHGENLKLFSKPDGKLICFQCKDARLSVGQSKEFLQISDAVNFFMEELAIQQDHLETTLKELQSLKNMQKDAIAAYKENKIHLQQHVSLEFLKLHQFLHSKEKDILNQLREEGKTLNEEMEMNLNQLHEQCLLAKDMLVSIQVRMEQQNSFDFLKDITNLLDSLEQGMKVLTPRQLISRKLNPGLFKGPIQYMMWREMQSTILPGLSPLTLDPKTAHPNLVLSKNQTSVWHGDIKQVMPDDPERFDSSVAVLGSKGFTSGKWYWEVEVAKKTKWTVGVVRESIIRKGSCPLTPEQGFWLLRLRNQTDLKALDFPSCSLKLTNDLKRVGIYLDYEGGQVSFYNAITMVHIYTFSSTFMEKLYPYFCPCLNDGGENKEPLHILHPQ from the exons GAACCTTCCAGACTCTCCTCTGCCATCGACGCAGACAACTACATTGAAGTGAGTGATTCGGTCACCCTCATGCCTTCGAAAGTGGTGATTCAAGATATTACTATGGAGCTACACTGCCCACTGTGCAATGACTGGTTCCGTGATCCGCTGATGCTAAGCTGTGGGCACAACTTCTGCCAGGCCTGTATCCAAAACTTTTGGAAGCTGAAATCAAAGGAAACATTCTGTCCTGAGTGTAAAATGTTGTGTCAATATAGCAACTGTACGTTCAACCTTATACTAGAGAAGCTGGTGGAGAAGATTAAGAAGCTACCCCTACTCAAGGGCCATCCACAGTGCCCAGAGCATGGAGAGAACCTGAAACTGTTCAGTAAACCAGATGGGAAACTGATCTGCTTTCAATGCAAGGATGCCCGTTTGTCTGTGGGGCAGTCCAAGGAGTTCCTGCAGATCTCTGATGCTGTTAATTTCTTCATG GAGGAGCTTGCCATTCAGCAGGATCATCTGGAAACAACTTTGAAGGAGCTTCAGTCTCTGAAGAACATGCAGAAGGATGCTATTgctgcttacaag GAAAACAAGATACATCTACAGCAGCACGTGTCCTTGGAGTTTCTAAAGCTGCATCAGTtcctgcacagcaaagaaaaggacATTTTAAATCAGCTCCGGGAAGAGGGCAAAACTTTGAACGAGGAGATGGAGATGAACCTGAACCAGCTTCATGAACAGTGTCTATTGGCCAAAGATATGCTGGTTAGCATTCAGGTACGGATGGAACAGCAGAACTCCTTCGACTTCCTCAAG GACATCACAAATCTTTTGGACAG CTTGGAGCAAGGAATGAAGGTGCTGACACCCAGACAGCTTATCTCCAGGAAGCTGAACCCAGGTCTGTTCAAAGGACCCATCCAGTATATGATGTGGAGGGAGATGCAGTCCACCATTCTTCCAG GCCTATCTCCATTAACTCTGGACCCTAAAACAGCTCACCCAAATTTGGTGCTCTCTAAAAATCAAACCAGTGTATGGCATGGTGACATTAAGCAAGTCATGCCTGATGATCCAGAGAGGTTCGACTCCAGTGTGGCTGTGCTGGGCTCAAAAGGCTTCACATCTGGAAAGTGGTACTGGGAAGTAGAAGTAGCAAAGAAGACAAAATGGACTGTTGGAGTCGTCAGAGAATCCATCATTCGGAAGGGCAGCTGCCCTCTAACCCCTGAGCAAGGATTCTGGCTTTTGAGACTAAGGAACCAAACTGACCTAAAGGCTCTGGATTTTCCTTCGTGCAGCCTGAAACTGACCAACGACCTCAAGAGGGTGGGCATCTACCTGGATTACGAAGGTGGACAGGTGTCTTTCTACAATGCTATAACCATGGTCCACATTTATACCTTCAGCAGCACTTTCATGGAGAAACTTTATCCTTACTTCTGCCCCTGCCTTAATGATGGTGGAGAGAATAAAGAACCTCTGCACATCTTACATCCACAGTAA
- the TRIM69 gene encoding E3 ubiquitin-protein ligase TRIM69 isoform X3, giving the protein MEEPSRLSSAIDADNYIEVSDSVTLMPSKVVIQDITMELHCPLCNDWFRDPLMLSCGHNFCQACIQNFWKLKSKETFCPECKMLCQYSNCTFNLILEKLVEKIKKLPLLKGHPQCPEHGENLKLFSKPDGKLICFQCKDARLSVGQSKEFLQISDAVNFFMEELAIQQDHLETTLKELQSLKNMQKDAIAAYKQHVSLEFLKLHQFLHSKEKDILNQLREEGKTLNEEMEMNLNQLHEQCLLAKDMLVSIQVRMEQQNSFDFLKDITNLLDSLEQGMKVLTPRQLISRKLNPGLFKGPIQYMMWREMQSTILPGLSPLTLDPKTAHPNLVLSKNQTSVWHGDIKQVMPDDPERFDSSVAVLGSKGFTSGKWYWEVEVAKKTKWTVGVVRESIIRKGSCPLTPEQGFWLLRLRNQTDLKALDFPSCSLKLTNDLKRVGIYLDYEGGQVSFYNAITMVHIYTFSSTFMEKLYPYFCPCLNDGGENKEPLHILHPQ; this is encoded by the exons GAACCTTCCAGACTCTCCTCTGCCATCGACGCAGACAACTACATTGAAGTGAGTGATTCGGTCACCCTCATGCCTTCGAAAGTGGTGATTCAAGATATTACTATGGAGCTACACTGCCCACTGTGCAATGACTGGTTCCGTGATCCGCTGATGCTAAGCTGTGGGCACAACTTCTGCCAGGCCTGTATCCAAAACTTTTGGAAGCTGAAATCAAAGGAAACATTCTGTCCTGAGTGTAAAATGTTGTGTCAATATAGCAACTGTACGTTCAACCTTATACTAGAGAAGCTGGTGGAGAAGATTAAGAAGCTACCCCTACTCAAGGGCCATCCACAGTGCCCAGAGCATGGAGAGAACCTGAAACTGTTCAGTAAACCAGATGGGAAACTGATCTGCTTTCAATGCAAGGATGCCCGTTTGTCTGTGGGGCAGTCCAAGGAGTTCCTGCAGATCTCTGATGCTGTTAATTTCTTCATG GAGGAGCTTGCCATTCAGCAGGATCATCTGGAAACAACTTTGAAGGAGCTTCAGTCTCTGAAGAACATGCAGAAGGATGCTATTgctgcttacaag CAGCACGTGTCCTTGGAGTTTCTAAAGCTGCATCAGTtcctgcacagcaaagaaaaggacATTTTAAATCAGCTCCGGGAAGAGGGCAAAACTTTGAACGAGGAGATGGAGATGAACCTGAACCAGCTTCATGAACAGTGTCTATTGGCCAAAGATATGCTGGTTAGCATTCAGGTACGGATGGAACAGCAGAACTCCTTCGACTTCCTCAAG GACATCACAAATCTTTTGGACAG CTTGGAGCAAGGAATGAAGGTGCTGACACCCAGACAGCTTATCTCCAGGAAGCTGAACCCAGGTCTGTTCAAAGGACCCATCCAGTATATGATGTGGAGGGAGATGCAGTCCACCATTCTTCCAG GCCTATCTCCATTAACTCTGGACCCTAAAACAGCTCACCCAAATTTGGTGCTCTCTAAAAATCAAACCAGTGTATGGCATGGTGACATTAAGCAAGTCATGCCTGATGATCCAGAGAGGTTCGACTCCAGTGTGGCTGTGCTGGGCTCAAAAGGCTTCACATCTGGAAAGTGGTACTGGGAAGTAGAAGTAGCAAAGAAGACAAAATGGACTGTTGGAGTCGTCAGAGAATCCATCATTCGGAAGGGCAGCTGCCCTCTAACCCCTGAGCAAGGATTCTGGCTTTTGAGACTAAGGAACCAAACTGACCTAAAGGCTCTGGATTTTCCTTCGTGCAGCCTGAAACTGACCAACGACCTCAAGAGGGTGGGCATCTACCTGGATTACGAAGGTGGACAGGTGTCTTTCTACAATGCTATAACCATGGTCCACATTTATACCTTCAGCAGCACTTTCATGGAGAAACTTTATCCTTACTTCTGCCCCTGCCTTAATGATGGTGGAGAGAATAAAGAACCTCTGCACATCTTACATCCACAGTAA